A DNA window from Ostrea edulis chromosome 5, xbOstEdul1.1, whole genome shotgun sequence contains the following coding sequences:
- the LOC125650824 gene encoding crossover junction endonuclease MUS81-like, whose translation MEEESLYGKRKKKKNKTPNPFFETWLQEWKQEAVDKGIKSQYVYAKALKSLRKYPLLLTSGKDCKILENFGDKLCKLLDDRLQKHIQEHGALVPPQPENSFTKPPPRQKPKPSKKPAATVVRPVTEQQVVPRGAAHTLSDSESEGDAEAPQPPRKRPRSGIGIGSGEREYIPAYRSGPFALLITLNRDRQSANGRGFMTKSDLCSQAQPLAEKSFTVADPSCRYTAWSSMGTLIKKGLVVKESSPAQYSLTEAGCELAHRLEAIQADDFPARPPPVQRGPAIVPNTVSQDRGTLLYKYVTNDGEEVKHKDKAAVLIDDDLGIGFLIRVNYRQLLSSGKRYRLDTTRPLGEDVFVYLHGDDAVDNVGIQEMPALPSLTDVDVEETPVVTAVKPIKEGKKRTKAPPDILSSTSAVPQLLSFQSLEPSVFARKQLDRISTDSVKTSCLDTIQGIENSQGSSSSASIPNFVLQPGQFEIILCVDNAEFYGSRQGGGKSLLPDLIKNGVTCDLRKLHVGDLLWVAREKTHQTEVGFGQPKGREIVLDYIVERKRMDDLVHSCTDGRLPDQKFRLKHCGLKKPIFMIEDYGSLQHFSIPEDRIRQTITNLKVIDGFQIKRTKNVKESVAYLTVMKRYLHRYYKNKTLYACSRDDLKEQDWTNSIQDCEVKLMEFNEFNAGSVKSRNLSVQDMFCKHLSKVSGMSGERAQAVTQIYPTLTDLMEAYRSCPNSKSAEGLLSTVKVNKSFRNLGINPSRLIHQLYTNPGPLT comes from the exons ATGGAGGAGGAATCGTTGTATGGAAagagaaagaagaaaaagaacaagACCCCTAATCCCTTCTTTGAGACGTGGCTGCAGGAATGGAAACAGGAAGCTGTCGATAAAGGCATCAAATCACAATATGTTTATGCCAAG GCGCTCAAGTCACTTCGCAAATATCCTCTTCTTCTGACATCTGgaaaggactgcaaaattttggaaaattttg GAGACAAACTGTGTAAGTTGTTGGATGATCGACTTCAGAAACACATACAAGAACACG gTGCATTAGTTCCCCCACAGCCAGAGAATTCATTTACCAAACCACCACCCAGGCAGAAACCAAAACCGAGTAAGAAGCCAGCAGCGACAGTGGTCAGACCTGTGACAGAGCAGCAGGTGGTCCCCCGTGGGGCAGCTCATACTCTGTCCGACTCTGAAAGTGAAGGAGATGCAGAGGCTCCGCAACCCCCCAGG AAAAGACCAAGATCTGGAATAGGAATAGGAAGTGGTGAAAGGGAATATATACCTGCCTACAGATCCGGACCCTTCGCTCTTCTTATCACCCTAAACAGAGACAGACAG tctgCAAATGGGAGAGGATTTATGACAAAATCAGATTTATGTAGTCAAGCCCAGCCCTTAGCTGAGAAATCTTTCACTGTA GCAGACCCCAGCTGTCGGTACACAGCCTGGTCTTCAATGGGAACACTGATAAAGAAAGGACTAGTCGTCAAGGAGAGTAGTCCAGCTCAGTACAGTCTGACCGAGGCGGGGTGTGAGCTGGCACATCGACTGGAAGCAATTCAGGCAGACGACTTTCCAGCCAGACCACCACCAGTCCAGAGAGGACCAGCTATAGTTCCTAACACTGTCAGTCAAGACAGAGG GACACTTCTGTACAAGTATGTAACAAACGATGGAGAGGAGGTAAAACACAAGGATAAAGCCGCTGTTCTGATTGATG ATGATCTAGGGATTGGATTTCTGATCAGAGTGAATTACCGACAACTGTTGTCCAGTGGGAAACGCTACAGACTGGACACCACAAG GCCTTTGGGAGAAGATGTTTTTGTATATCTGCATGGAGATGATGCTGTTGATAATGTTGGTATACAGGAAATGCCCGCATTACCATCATTGACCGATGTAGATGTAGAGGAAACTCCAGTTGTTACTGCAG TCAAACCAATTAAAGAAGGGAAGAAGAGAACAAAAGCTCCACCAGACATTTTGTCTTCTACCTCTGCTGTACCACAACTTTTATCATTCCAAAGTCTGGAGCCTTCCGTTTTCGCCAGGAAACAGTTAGACAGAATTTCCACTGATTCTGTCAAAACTAGTTGTCTAGACACTATACAAGGCATTGAGAATTCTCAGGGATCCAGTAGTAGTGCTTCTATACCAAATTTTGTGCTCCAACCTGGGCAGTTTGAAATCATTCTGTGTGTAGACAACGCTGAATTCTATGGCAGCAG GCAAGGGGGAGGAAAGTCCTTGTTGCCTGACCTGATCAAGAATGGTGTGACCTGTGACCTCCGAAAACTCCATGTGGGAGACCTGCTGTGGGTGGCAAGGGAGAAAACTCATCAGACAGAAGTTG GTTTTGGTCAACCCAAGGGAAGAGAAATTGTGTTGGACTACATTGTGGAGAGGAAGAGAATGGATGACCTCGTCCATAGCTGTACAGATGGAAGACTTCCAGATCAAAAG TTCCGCCTAAAGCACTGCGGCCTGAAGAAACCAATCTTCATGATAGAGGACTATGGCTCCCTTCAGCATTTCAGCATCCCAGAGGACCGCATCAGGCAAACAATAACAAATCTTAAG GTCATTGATGGTTTTCAAATCAAAAGAACAAAGAATGTGAAGGAATCGGTTGCCTACCTGACAGTGATGAAGAGATATCTACACAGGTATTACAAG AACAAGACACTCTATGCCTGCAGTAGGGACGACCTCAAAGAGCAAGACTGGACCAACAGCATCCAGGACTGCGAGGTTAAACTGATGGAATTCAATGAATTCAATGCAGGATCTGTCAAGTCCAGG AATCTGAGTGTCCAGGACATGTTCTGTAAACACCTGAGCAAAGTGAGTGGGATGTCCGGTGAGAGAGCCCAGGCCGTGACCCAGATCTACCCCACACTGACCGA TTTGATGGAGGCTTACAGATCATGTCCAAACTCTAAGTCAGCAGAAGGTTTATTGTCCACAGTCAAAGTAAACAAGTCATTCAG AAATTTGGGAATCAACCCTAGCAGATTAATCCACCAGCTTTACACCAACCCGGGTCCTTTAACATGA